The following nucleotide sequence is from Nitratidesulfovibrio termitidis HI1.
GTGGCCGCGCGCACCCAGAAGCCGGTCATCGGCATTCCCGTGGCGGCGTCCGCCCTTGGCGGCATGGACGCCCTGCTGGCCACGGTGCAGATGCCCCCCGGCTTTCCGGTGGCCACGGTGGCGCTGGACAAGGCAGGCGCGCGCAACGCCGCCTGGCTGGCCGCGCAAATCCTGGCCCTGGCTGACCCGGCTCTGTCGCAACGCCTTGCCGCCGCCCGCGCCAAAATGAAGGCCGACGCGGAAAAGGCCGGGGAAGAACTGGAAGCCCGGTACCGGAAGTAGGCGATATCCATTTGAATGAGAAAAGCGACAGGCTCGCACAACCTGTCGCTTTTCTCATTATTCCGGCATAATTCTGATGGCTTTTTTTGCTTTTTCCTCAAAATCTCGCACCGCCTTTTTCCCGGCATCATCGAGATACTCATATTTTGCCCCAAACAACTCCTTCAAGCGACTCCTCGGCATCTGCTCCAAGTATTCTATGATTACCCGTTCTTTCCCAGACACACGCTTTCCGCACGTAAATGATACATAATACCCTGTCCTCCCTGTGACACCATACTTTTCAAAGAGCTCACTATACTCCTTACCCTTCACGATCTCACGCCTATAAATAAAGCATGAGAATCCCCCAACTTTGTCGTCGATATATGATGATTTTACCAGATACTCTCCTGCAATATCTGAAGTGATCGGAAGGTATTCCAAGCCGCTCAAAAGCATGCTTCCAAATTCAAAGACTACAATATCACCACTATACCCATCTTTGTTTTTGCCAACAAAAAAATGGCGTTCCGCGCTTTGAGCCCCTGACTGCACCTTGTCATCGTCGGCATGAACATTCCTGCGGGTTGTAAGCGCCCCCATGTATACCATTTTATCATCCAGAACTACTCGCATCCTTGGTGACGCAGTCGACACAAACTCATTTCCGTGGCCACCTCTTTCTTTGGATGCACACCCTGATAACGCCAGCGCAACAAGCATGATGAAAAAAACTGAACGAAACATGCTTCCCCTCCGTTTTTAGCCCCCCCACATAATTATTTCTTAATAGACAGGCGAACTACAAGCAATCATTCCCCCCCCGACACAACGACGACCGCGCTCCATCGGGACGCGGCCGTCATGTGTTTGGTCCGTTTTCGGAAAGGAAGCGTTCCCTTGCCGCGGGGCAACCGGGAGGGGTTGCGAACCCGTCAAAACCTCTGGTGGCCGACACCCTTGTGTCCGGCCTGCTCGTATCCGTTGCTCTCGTGTCCGGTCCTTCTGCGCACGGGGGGTCCGTACCTGTCCTTCCGCGCCTCGGCTTACCCTCAGGCGTTGCCCATGGGCTCCCCGTCACGCAGCAGGTCGCGGTGCACGATTTCGCTGATGCGGATGACCTTCAGGCGGTACTCGTCTTCTTCCGGGCGGCAGTGCGCGCAGCCGTCGGTGACGATCATGCAGTGCTCGTCAATGTCGGCGGCGTTCACGCCCACGCCATGCAGTACAACGGTTGCGCGGCCATGTTCCCACATCACCGGCCTGCCGCAACGGGCGCATTCCACAAACATCAGTTCAGGGTCATAGCCTTTCGGCTGCGATGGCACGTGGGGCTGCCGCTCAACAACGCGATCAATGCGGTCAATCTGGCGCATGGCGTTCCTCCCTGGCTTGTGCCCGGCTCGTGCCGAACCTTTTGATGGTCGCGGAATCGTTGGTCGTTCATCCTCCCGATTGTTCCCGTGAAGCGATCCATGGCGGGCGTCCGGCGTCGTGGCGACTGTCCGTAACCGTCGCCGTCGCCGTCACCTGACGGGCCGTCCGCCTTTTCCACGGGCTATGCCTTCAACAGTAAGTTATGCGCGCGCCCGAAGCAACGCCTTCGCACCAGGTGCAGCACGATAAATGTGGCCAGCGCCGTGGATGCAACGATCATCAGCATGACCACTATCTGGTAGCGCA
It contains:
- the purE gene encoding 5-(carboxyamino)imidazole ribonucleotide mutase; the protein is MTKVAVFMGSASDEDTVRPCTEVLDSLGISYLFTVSSAHRTPERTERLVTELEAEGCQVFICAAGMAAHLAGAVAARTQKPVIGIPVAASALGGMDALLATVQMPPGFPVATVALDKAGARNAAWLAAQILALADPALSQRLAAARAKMKADAEKAGEELEARYRK